Genomic DNA from Anas platyrhynchos isolate ZD024472 breed Pekin duck chromosome 36, IASCAAS_PekinDuck_T2T, whole genome shotgun sequence:
TTCCAGTGCCCAGGAAGGGGAAATAGTGCTGCTTCAATGTACCATTGATGAGCAGTTTCCTGCTAAGCGAATTGTCTTCTGCAAGAATGGGCAGGAGGAGTTCAGCCTGAAAGCCCAGCAGGGCAGGCTCATCTATGCTCTGGTCCTGAACATCACCTCAAGAAGTGCTGGGACGTACACATGTGGGTACCAGCAGAGGAATGACAGCAACTGGGTGAGGAGCTCTGCTCTCAGTGCTCCCCAgaccctgtccatggcaggtgAGACACAGCCCTGGAGTGTTGAAGGCAGAAGGGACGAGGACACCATTGAGGCtggagctgtgtgctgcagcaggcagggc
This window encodes:
- the LOC113841232 gene encoding uncharacterized protein isoform X2, with the translated sequence MLGQPPWARLSPSGLAILLLVICAGVTTQDICSSPGLQEHGGNDQTPVLYLNASSAQEGEIVLLQCTIDEQFPAKRIVFCKNGQEEFSLKAQQGRLIYALVLNITSRSAGTYTCGYQQRNDSNWVRSSALSAPQTLSMAGATAGETTRDIHSSPGACRGRCPRCQRG